Proteins encoded by one window of Bactrocera oleae isolate idBacOlea1 chromosome 4, idBacOlea1, whole genome shotgun sequence:
- the LOC138856985 gene encoding uncharacterized protein codes for MAPQNSNKSICSRQSSPAFTIRSLSVTRSITPLSDNGTLARRLHRFKATLSPIREERGSTHRTARRTITHSSKRIHKHVACGLCKKDHRLVTCSKFTKMNIHEKFDAVTKYKYCVNCLARSHSTQRCISSKRCNMCNGEHHSTLHGHPRLFCKEKTKPTKSDERLHKDQEIPTLLAKPTLIPTAMIKIKHDGKWNKIRAIINPTRKVTIIASELAQRLRLPKTYLDSHRICKVVIGSLTDPDWHVEVNCLMTQELPTRPYNRDIGGEIVKRFDHLVLADPMFHKDDKIMMELGADIYPRIMKPGIFNPDNSTVIAQNTALGWTLTGACAI; via the coding sequence ATGGCTCctcaaaatagcaacaaatctATCTGCAGCCGACAGAGTAGCCCAGCCTTCACCATACGTTCACTCAGCGTCACCCGAAGCATCACCCCACTCTCCGACAATGGGACCCTGGCTAGACGCTTACATCGCTTTAAAGCGACCCTCTCCCCCATTCGAGAAGAAAGAGGAAGTACCCACCGCACGGCCCGACGAACTATCACCCATTCATCAAAACGCATACATAAACACGTCGCCTGTGGATTGTGTAAAAAGGATCACCGATTAGTGACAtgttcaaaatttacaaaaatgaacATTCACGAAAAGTTTGACGCAGTAACTAAGTATAAGTACTGCGTCAACTGCTTGGCCAGATCGCACTCAACACAAAGATGCATAAGCTCAAAACGATGCAACATGTGTAACGGGGAGCACCATTCAACTCTACATGGACACCCCAGGTTGTTCTGCAAAGAGAAAACCAAACCAACAAAGAGCGACGAACGACTGCACAAAGATCAAGAGATTCCAACACTACTGGCCAAGCCGACCCTTATACCCACTgccatgataaaaataaaacacgatGGCAAATGGAATAAAATACGTGCCATAATTAACCCGACCCGAAAGGTGACAATTATAGCCTCGGAGCTAGCTCAGAGATTGAGGTTACCGAAAACGTACCTTGACTCTCACCGCATATGTAAAGTCGTCATAGGGTCACTAACTGATCCCGACTGGCATGTCGAAGTTAACTGCCTTATGACGCAGGAATTACCGACCCGACCCTACAATCGTGATATAGGTGGCGAAATCGTTAAGAGATTCGACCACTTAGTCCTAGCCGACCCTATGTTCCACAAGGATGACAAAATCATGATGGAACTGGGAGCAGACATCTACCCAAGGATAATGAAACCCGGAATATTCAACCCAGACAACAGCACCGTGATCGCACAAAACACCGCACTCGGTTGGACTCTAACCGGTGCTTGTGCGATTTAA